CgctttaacaataaaataaaaaacaataaaagcgTAGGCTATATATTTATTAGGTGTGTATGAAATCTATCTGAGTCCATCGGCCAGAGTCATTATTACGTCGGTCAATAGCGTTTTTCTTGTCTTGAAATCACTCATTCCTTAAGATGAcccatttcatatatttatgtgtgtgtatgtatctatgtatatgtgtgtgtgtgtgtgtgttaacataaTGGAAACATGTTAACTGATAGCTTCAGTTATAGGTGATTTTTGTGACTGACTGTCTAACAATAACGTTCCAATTTCaaatttctaataaaaaaaatgcgCAAGGCCAATTCCTCCACACagcagagaggggagggggggggggtactttttatttaaatagtcaATTAATTAATAAGATTGTTTTTGCATTCTTTTAAATCAACGACACACGCAATCCGGCTTTGCAAGAGTGGCTTGCATAAACTGcatttacatgtttgtttgttttatttcgCAGTGCACATGTCCGTTGTTTCTAGGCGGACATGAGCGTCCCATCTTTTAATCCTCTGTGGTAGGCCTCCAGGAAAGGGAAGCTCGTTGGATTTCATGTCAATCCAAGCTGTTCTCGTTAGCACTGAGGCCGGGAAAGGTCTGCGTCCAGATGACTCCGTATCATTCATGTTCAGGGAGCTATAAACCACAAGCCTGTCCCGGTGATCGGCTGATCGATTCATGAAGAAGTCGCGTTGTTAGACTTTATTAGTTTGTCCATTTTTGCCCTCAGTTATCTTCCCTTTATGCCATTGCTTGGTTAATAAATGAATTATGAATAGTTTAAAGGTTTGACAAAGAAATCTATTTTTCACTCACCTCAGACAATTAAAATGATATCTAGTAGGCTGTTGGAAATCCTTTTTCTTATAGCCATATACTGATTATTTGATTACTCTGTTAAACCAtaacttttactattttacaAAACTGATAGTTCTGTTTCCTAGCTCAtcgaattattattattattattattagcctTTATTTGGCTTTATTATTATGCttaatataaattatttaaatgtattgttatcatatgtattgtatattatattatatattaatattttttcttaGCATAAAATAGGCTGTACAGTATCCTTGTACAAAACAGTGATCTGTTCATGACACCACGTCATTGTCACtcacttttttagtttttttaaatcaccattATGGAAATGGCtcaatgatttatttatttttttttaattttgtcaagTCAAAGTTTTAGATTTTAAGACACTAACATATTTTCTTATCCCTATAGTGTTTTCTTATTGCGTTGGCTGGTGCGATGGAAACATAGCCTATGGCCTACAGATTATTGCTGCAGATCCTTTTGCTTGAGTTAATATCATATAGTCTgcgcagaaaaaaaacacacaccgaCATTAAAGCTTTTAATGAAGAATAACAGAAGCAGACCGTAACCTGTGTATTAGCCTACTGTGAAAATAGGCCTGTTAAAAAGGCGAACCAGATAGTGACAGGGAGGGAGGTGACAGGCTGGGCCTTCGTCATAATgcagatatatatagatatatatctagATATATAtctagatatatatagatatatataggcCTCCGTTCGCCCGATATTGACATGCATCGGCAGATATTGGCCTGCTTTTGGGTCATGACATAAACTCCGTTTCCATACCGTACAATTTTCTGAATCGAAGACACTAAACGTCTTGCATAATGGTGAGTGACAGAAATTCcactgtcattttttaattttaaagactCTTTTAATGGACCACCTAACCCAGGCCTATAATATGTTTTGAGTTTATCTGAGACTGTGTGGTTGGTCATTGAAtgacatcttcctgagtctCCTGTTAGTTTTGTTCCTCTTGACAGGACAGGGAAAAATGAAACTTGATCATTTCTTATTggtaaaaaacagacaaaataaaactgtgtgaCCTAATAAATTGCCATCAAAGGTCCGGCCCATCTAACCTGAGCAgagtctaatcagccagaataactgGAATCACCTGTGCATGTGTCCAGAGGCTTTAAACGTTATTCCCCATGCTATGATATTTTAAACTGCAAAGCGCCATGAATACGCAACCCATTTGAGACATATGTCTTCAACGTTAAGCTAAAAGGAGTGttataaatatgaatacaaacCGACAATAATTTTGCCTGACAAGCTAGAACAGTGCGTTGGTCCTCTGCTTGGCCTGAGACAGCAAGGACTAACAAAATGAATGCGTGCTGGCACACGAGTTAACACAGACTATCGCAGCTTGTGTGGTTTATGGACAAATATGCATAAAATGACGTATACCAATTGAGTTTACTGCATTTTGCCGATAAATGCATCGCTGGTTCGATATTAAAGAATGTCTCTTATTTGCTGTGTTTCGCGTTGTTGCATGGGCTACATCAAACGACATTATTTCCTGGTTTCTCTATTTGCTTGAAGACACTATCGCGTGCATAAAACTACAATTAGGCTACTTATGACTAGCCTACTTTTGATACCACGGTGAATTTTTGAATATCTCACAGAACTCGTGCGAAATGATTCAACGCCTCGCGGGGTAAACGCCACCATTATCCCCCACCTCCCTCCCCTGAAAGAGTTCACACAGACGCACGCTCCTCCCCCTCACTTAGCAACCCGAGCACGTAGCAACGGCTGAACCAATGGACGTTCTTCTAGAGGTTCCACCGACTGTGGTTCCTTAGCAACGCAGTGAAAAAAATTGCACTGACGTCCATTCTATTATGGTCTGTCGGGAATTCAGAGTGACTGCCTGGGACTGGAGAAAAATATCTGCTCTGCTAGCGTAAGCGTACACCAAGCTAACTGTAGGTAGCACTGGAGTAAACATGGAGCTGTCTGCCGTCGGGGAGAGGGTGTTCGCCGCCGAGTCTATCATCAAACGGAGGATAAGGAAGGTAGGCGCGAGATTTAGCGTTCCCCTTTTCTCCCATAGCGTTGGATATAATGCACCAACACCGCACTATAATACAAGCTGCAAGCTAATGCagtcatttctgtttgtttctgttggcATGTAGGGTCGGATTGAATACCTTGTGAAATGGAAGGGCTGGTCTCCCAAGTAAGTCCTGCTACATTTTGTCTCTTGAATGTTTTCAACTCACGGCCGTGGTGTCTGGACTGTCTCGGCTCTGAGTGTCGTTAGCTCGCCAAAGCTAGCGAGACAGCCCGGATTATAGCACGATGGAGAATTTAGCTCGCAGGCTAGCGCTATGGCCATCCCcgaagtgtgtgtgtcagcgtaCGCTTccacaatttaatttaacgCCAATGTCTTAATTCACAGATACAGCACCTGGGAACCAGAGGAGAATATTTTGGACTCCCGCCTATTTGTCGCTTTTGAGCAGAGGTAACGTTAAGATGTGTGGGCTGGCCTTTATGGGCAGAGCCAGTGAATGTTAACATGTCGAATAAATATATGGAGTCCCAGGGAACTCGAATTGTGTTTGTCACTATATCTTCCCACAGAGAGCGTGAAAGGGAGCTCTACGGGCCCAAAAAGAGAGGACCAAAACCCAAGACATTTCTgcttaaggtaaattaagcagCGTTGTTTCgcgatttcttttcttttatgaatTGCATGTTCATTCCCAATAAGTAGACAGTGTATCACCTCaattttttatatgttttcatAAACCTTGCCTGTGTATTTTGGTTACCTTAAAACTCTTACGAATTAATTTCGGCCTCATTGTCTTGTACTTAATTCTAATTATGCATATCAGCTTGTGTGTTAGCTAATGGGGAACCGTTGACATATACTTAAGGATATACCTTATCATTCCTGTTAACGAGCGTCAGTTAAAGCGTCTTGATCAAGGTAGGCCTAATTTCTTTTTGGTGTGTATCCGTTTGTATTACTACATGCTCTTATTAAATTCAGTTGCATAAGTGTTACTGTCCTATGTGAGTGAAATCGTAGAGTAAAGCAGATGCCTGATGCAGTCAGCAAGAAGTTCCAGCCTTTCAGGACAATAGACCGTGAAAATTGCTTAATGACCGACAGTTTATCTTGAACTAAATACCAGCATCTCCGTTGACAGGAGTGTTGTTAAAAACGGGGTAGTGGAATTTTCCTAATAAATACTGTGGCCCGACAGGAACCATTTGCTGTTGTAGTTGCCAATGTAGTAGCCTAATGGTACATGTTTTAAAACTCCATACTCATTGTTCACCTATTAAAATGTTGGACACATTTAGTGTGTAAGCTGAGCCCAGTGTCAGCCATTGGCAGTAATGACAAACTTATGAGAAGAAATGTTAACAGTAGGAAGAGCACAGGTGTGAATATTAAAATGGCTAGAAAAGCCCCTGTTAGTTTGACTAAAAACAACCTAGAAGGGATTAGGTTTTAAATGGATTACGTTTTGGTATAATTTTGAATCAATATCTTCCTCTTATTTTCTTACCTTTTGCAATAGGCTCAGGTTAAAGCCAAATCCTATGAGTTCAGGGGTGATGCAGTCCAAGGGATGCACATCACCTACCCCACCCCCGAGCCTGTAGTCACCCCCAGGGCCAGAGAGGGCCTTAGAGCCGTTGTTCCCACCATCTTCCCACCCAGTACTGTAAACCGGGGAGAAAGCGTACGTGTCCGACCGCCAGAACTGAGCACTCGTGAATACCAGCGGCCTTCCCTTCAGCATATTCGTCCAGACGGACTCATCCACATACCTAAAAAAAGAGGGCCGAAGCCTAAGCCCCGCTTCAAGGACAGCAGCTACAGCCCTGTGGTCTCTGAACCCCCcaagaggagagcagaggagcaGGTGAGCCACAGCCATCACAAACTGGCCAAGCTCCAGGGCGGGGAAGAGATGAGGCTGATCAAAGTGTCCCACAGACATCCAGAGAGCCACGGTcacaaacaccaccaccaccacctcacACACAACCGGGGAATCTCCTACAAGCAGCTGTACTCTGAGCGAAGCCTGCATCCACACAGAAcagacccagacacacacaggactaAGGACAGCTCCACCTACTTGGCACCTGTGCACTTCAAGCACCAGTCCAAAATAAACCAGGGCTTGAGTCGCCCCGCTGAGCTACCCCAGATGGAAAAGCCTTACTTCTTGGACAGGCCGTCCCCGACCAGGCTCGACGTCGACTTGGGCGAAGTGACGTGGAGGCCCTCTATCGGCAACGTGGAAAAGGTCTTAGTGACGGACGTGACCACGAACTTCCTGACCGTCACCATCAAGGAGAGCAGCACCTCAAAAGGCTTCTTCAAGGACAAAAGATGATTGCTTAACTGATTTCTTCATGCCACACTTTTTCTCTGACAGAATCATTCTGAAGCTTATAGTGTGATTTATTAAGCAAAGCTCttttttgtatgtaatgtataaaagcaaattacataatttgcatactgtatgtgtatatattataaagTCAGCCATCTGTTTTAATGTATTGACCAAATCAAATGAAGTCCATTTCACACCTTGCATTGGTTAACATGAACACGTTGGTTACTTTTTTGTACAGAGCTCCTAAATATAACTATTTTGCAGTTGTTACTAActagaatgtatttttttcactctCACATCTTCCAGCCTGAGCTCATGCTAGCAAATTGTGGGAATTAAATTCAGTCTATGGATTGGATATCTCTATAATTTGAATTGATTAGACCGACTATACCCTGTTCCCAATACAATAGggttgatatttaaaaaaaaaaaaaaatgtactcaaGCACTTTGAACTCAAAATGTACTAAGAAAAAATCCGTTTGTGTTGTATTCAAAGACCGAGTcggtctgtttttttgttttttatgtctaACATTTCTAATAAGTTAAtaaattcaaaacacaaaagctCTTGAGTTTTCCCGAGGTGTTTAACGACATATTTCCTTTAACGTGGtatgttttacatgttcatagaaaatgttcacaaagCTTTAATGTAAGAAAAGAATTACAGAGTTGGTATTAATTAGCTTTTTAGACGCTTTCTAATAAATCCTTTGACTCTTCCGTGATGTAgtactctgttgttattactgCTCCGTCGGACTCAAATGTTTCAGATCGTCTTTGAAGGCAACGCCCTAACCCGTGCTGTTATTTAAATGAAGGCTTTTATCAAAACGTGACGCAATTAGGCCTTTAGGCCACCAACCTAGACGTTCAGGTTATTATTTCATTAGCCTCAATTTGTGTTATAAGTCATGGGGAAATCTATGAAAGAAAAATGCGTCATTTTAATTTCCCGGGTCACTTGTGCTATGATGAGAGCAGAAGTTAAAGGCCTCATAATGGAGCTGCAGCGGGCCTATGCCTTTCTGCTCAAAGTTAGGTTGACTTCCTTCTACACACGGAGTCCGTTAGCAGACACTACTGTAGGCTTAATATTTCATTCATCTCAAGTCTGCTTTTTAAAGGCTACTTCAAGTTCATTTaagtaaatgtgacaaaaatgcagCCATTCGTTCTCATATTCCTCAACTGCTTTATCTATGCTTTTTTCTATTCCAATTTGTAGGctattgtatttatataatttcaGTATAGGCCCACAAGCGACAGTTTTCTATGGCTACTTGTTTAATGATTATTTCTATATCATGCCGCAACATGTATAGCCTGAGCTAGTTTACAGATGGGCTTTTAAAATAGCTCCATATTTCagagtaggctacttttaagtAGACTATTTCCTTCTACCGGCCTATTCCTCCTGAGTGTGCAGTCTGAGTGGATCTGCGACACTGCCCTGTTTACCCATGACACATTAGGTCCCATGGGTGTCATAGGCTTCGGTACAGCGTAGCCTACCTTCTGCACAGGACTAGGCTCCATATTTACCCCTAAACAAAGTTGTTTTCTCTAGAAATGATATAGCCTAAACGAAAcgatttcttttttcctttaccGTTCCCGAATCCTTTAATGATCTTTGCTAACCAGACGTGgtaaaaacaattatattaaaACTAATATGGTCGCTGCCAAttagtcacttacacacacaaataggaATATGGGGTCCAGGAGGAAAAACCGTCTTCATACGCTCCTGGTTTCGTCCCTTCTGCCTGTCACTGGACCTGCAGCCTGCAGCCTTCAGCCTCACCATGAGATCCAGAGTAAGAATAAAGAACACAACCGGGGGTGCAAgcacttttacacatttatttttgatagtAGGCTACTCACTAATACAACATGTCACTCTGTGATGGTGCATGATAGCCTACACAATTCAGGGGGGAAATGTCAAAACTACTAAAAACAGCAAACTACACAGCTGTTACAGGCTACAGTTAGATTATATGCACCGTCATTTCTTCTTTACATGGTCATGTTCctggagagacacagagaaagaaaaagatgccTTGGCAATGTTGTTTTTCGGATTTTGGTGCTAATCAGgcaattttgaatttaaattgagAGTCCatctttttaagattttttggggggttttccgCCGTTATTGGAAAGGACGGCTTGgtttcgggggggggggacatgcaggAAATCTTCACAGATGGGACTCGAACCCCTAACCTCTGCGTCAACGCAAATGTGCGCCTTCTCTACCCACTGATATACCTCTACATGTACAAGAGAGTCCATCTTTTTATTCTACAGGAGTTTTCATTGTTGAGTCCATGTTGTCACCTCTGGTCCTTTactggaagagaaaaaagataaagaacagtttaaaaaaagatggtaAAATGGTCAGGTGAAATCCAACATAGTGTGTAAGAATGCTGTGGCGagcaaatatttcttttaagatGTGAATAATTcctagaaaaagaaagaaattaaaaaaatacaccttGAAACACGTGTAAGGTTTCAAATCTGCAGAAATGTTTGAACAATGCAGCAGatcaattaattaataacaatattatttaCATGTCTAAAGACGTTTgcatgcagaaaaggcacaagttgttgcaaaaaaaaaaaagaattcagatTGCATGAAATGGAGCATGTGATGCTCAAAAAGTCGCTACAATAAACGTGTTTGCctcccccccaaacacacacgcacacacacacacacacacacacacacacacacacacacacacacacacacacacacacacacacacacacacacacacacacacagccccaccCCAAGCAGCATTTCAGCATCACTCTGCGATGGATTCTTTCCTCTTCCTATATGCAAATAGAAAGCTTAGAAATGTCAGAGaaatgtggatttgtttttgggACAAGCTGATGTAGCTCTGTAGTCAAACAGTGATCTACTGTCTACTTTAAACCAGTTTGAGGTGTAAAGGCGTTAAACAAGATAACTGACACCATGTATTTAAAGTATCAGGCTGTGTGACCTGATTGTTTTACAACTTTCTGAGGTTTCCTGCTTTGCAAAACAGTCGTGATAAAATcagaaaaacacaggaagagATATAACGCAAAAGCAGTGAGAAATTACCAGCATGGAAACAAGTGAGGATAAGGCAATAAAGAGATAGAGCTGTAGAGGACGGCAGGAATTGCATgtttgttgttctgtgtgtgaaAAAGGTCACATTAGTGCCGAATGGATCAgtccaaatgtgtgtgtacatgttgggAAATGAttacatccttttttttaatccaccaGCCACTTAGTAGATAGTTGTTTTGTGGCTGGTGAGTGATACCAACataccagccacttgcatattttaccagcatgtATGGTACTCATTTTGAACCCTGATTATATCCTATGTTGGTGTCTTGTTGGTCAAATCTGAGTTCAATGAAAATTGAGGAttatgttgctgtgtgtgtgtgtgtgtgtgtgtgtgtgtgggcatttGGGGTTTGAAGGGAAAGTAGAGACTTTGGGAACCTTGACCATCACcattaggggtggggggtggggggcgggggggggggNNNNNNNNNNGggtcgatacagcatagtatcgcattATTTtaagtggcaatactgtatcgatacacaggcgccaagtgttgatcttttattatatactgtaaatgttggtcagtttgtctcctttacaatcccattttgcatcTATGAAGCTGAAGTGATATgaccaaacagagaaatgtatcttttttgaTAAAGCAGATGTTgacagtttccttttggggacgtcatttgaaattgggaaaaattaaaagttggaaaaaaggttatgaattgcaaaatatcacagaatattgcattatgtttaaaacaatatatcaaTAAGATTGTATCGTGATGAGATTGTATCGTGATGAGATCGTATCGAGAGGATATGGTATCGTGATGATAatgtatcgggaggcgtctgctGATTCCCACCACTAATCGCCGTGATCAGACGGGGTATCCGTAGTTCCTGTCACATCGAGGGTAGCAATGGGGGTTCAGCCAGTGCTCCAGGTTGATCTCCTGGGCCCTCTGATCCAGAACCTGCATGTGGAGCAGATGctcctgcaggggggggggggggggggggggggggggggggggggggggggggggggggggggggcattggaAGAAACAAGAAAAGCTGACAACTGTAGGACTGTTCTGCTTCCCCACATTTGCACAAATGAAACCaaatgtttgagtgtgtgtgtgtgtgtgtgtgtgtgtgtgtgggggggggggggttcattcCTCTGGTTTCAGTTTTGCATTAGACCACAACAGCATTACACAGCACCTGACAGCACATAGTGAAATTACAGAGATGAGTGGAGCTAAACAGAAAGGGAAACATGCCTCAACTTGTACAATGATGAATCCAAAGCATGGAGAGAGATGACTTTATAGGTAATGATGCTTCAGTGAGATTAAAAGTACAGTGAAAAAGGctacagatcttttttttctgattcacACAAATTTTTATTATATCtattcaaaaacagtttttttgataaatatattAAGTTTTGGGGTGAATATTTTCTATAGCAAGTCACCAAGGCTCTATTGTCAGATAGGAAGTAATGATGATATTATTAGTAAGAATTACCTAATAACCCTGAATATACCCAGACAAAATTCCCTCTTATTCCACAATGACTGTATGCCATACTTGTAATTGATTTCAAACTAGAATTGAAATGATAGATTATGTGCAACCTCTGTCgacttcaatttttttgcactatttgcattttttgatttgttcattcattaatagtattttaaaatgtattttggatcTGTGTTTTATGGTGCTGCTTGCCTCTTAGCTGAACGGATTTTTGATTTTGCATGTGTTTCTCAACACAGatcaaacattttagaaaaataattcatgaagaatacatttacaaaatattatcTTTCTACAAATAAACTGATGAAGTGAGCTAATATACAATATGATGTACAAACCACACTCACAATGCAGTAACACTATATTATAAAGCTTAAGTCTTTATAATGCCGTAAAGCTAGCAGTGGATTGTCTATATAAGGAAGGTTAACAGTAGAACTCAGTATAATCATTAATGAAGTGGATCTCCATCTTGTATGTTGTGTCTGTGCTCTTTGCTCTGAGTGAACCGTACCCTCATTGGCTCATCGGGGTGGCCAGCCTTCACTGGCCGTTCCTGCCTCTTGCTGCGGAGCAGCTGCTTTGCAAAGCTCTCCTTGATGATAGGGTTGGCCTctggaagagagggagagatcaATGGTTACTTTTATGTTGTGTGATC
The sequence above is drawn from the Etheostoma cragini isolate CJK2018 chromosome 2, CSU_Ecrag_1.0, whole genome shotgun sequence genome and encodes:
- the cbx8b gene encoding chromobox protein homolog 8b, whose product is MELSAVGERVFAAESIIKRRIRKGRIEYLVKWKGWSPKYSTWEPEENILDSRLFVAFEQRERERELYGPKKRGPKPKTFLLKAQVKAKSYEFRGDAVQGMHITYPTPEPVVTPRAREGLRAVVPTIFPPSTVNRGESVRVRPPELSTREYQRPSLQHIRPDGLIHIPKKRGPKPKPRFKDSSYSPVVSEPPKRRAEEQVSHSHHKLAKLQGGEEMRLIKVSHRHPESHGHKHHHHHLTHNRGISYKQLYSERSLHPHRTDPDTHRTKDSSTYLAPVHFKHQSKINQGLSRPAELPQMEKPYFLDRPSPTRLDVDLGEVTWRPSIGNVEKVLVTDVTTNFLTVTIKESSTSKGFFKDKR
- the c2h17orf67 gene encoding uncharacterized protein C17orf67 homolog; amino-acid sequence: MKKLVVLLLCVVLLTLYTEANPIIKESFAKQLLRSKRQERPVKAGHPDEPMREHLLHMQVLDQRAQEINLEHWLNPHCYPRCDRNYGYPV